The Aureimonas populi genome includes the window CACGCTGGTGGGCTTCTCCATGGGCGGCGGCGAGGTGGCCCGCTACATGTCGCGCCATGGCGGCAAGCGCGTGGCCAAGACCGTGCTGGTGGCCGCGGTGCCACCCTTCCTTCTGAAGACCGACGACAATCCGGACGGCGTCGACGGCTCCACCTTCGACGGTTTCATCGCGGAGCTGGAGAAGGACCGGCCGCATTTCCTGGCCGGCTTCGGCAAGAAGTTCTTCGGCGCTGGGCTGCTCAATTTCGAGGTCTCTCAGGAGGTGCTCGACTGGACGCTGATGCTGGCGATGCAGGCCTCGCTGCCGGCGACCATCGCCTGCGTGGACGCGTTCGGGCGCACCGACTTCCGGCCCGACATGGCTCATTTCAACGTCCCGACGCTCGTCATCCACGGCACCTCGGACCAGACCGTGCCCTTCCAATCCTCCGGCAAGCGGGCCGCCGAGATGATTCCGGGTGCGCGACTGATCACTTATGACGGCGCGCCGCATGGGCTGCACTTCACCGAGAAGGATCGGTTGACCGCCGACCTCGCCGCTTTCGCCAACTCCTGATTCGAAGGGGGGCGCCGGTCGGCCGGTGCCCCCTTCGCCTTTCTGCATGGCTCGCATGCGCGATGCCGAGTTGCGGCCCTCATGGGCAATTCTTATTTCCCCTGCGAAAACAAGGGAAACAGCATCATGAACATTCGCAGCGCCCTGCGTGGCGCTTTTTCGGTCCGCAGCCAGCAGGACATCGAACGCGCCTATCTGGAACAGTCCAGCTCGCGCACCGATCTGGAGCGCCGCCAGCGTGAGATCGAGCAGGGGCTTCTGCGCCCGAAGCGCTTCGGGCTCTGATCGCCCAACCCCGTCAAATCGCCGCATTTTTCGTCCACGCCGTTCCGTAGAGGCATCGAAGCGGGGATCGCCTTCCGATTTCGCTGGCCCGCTCGCCGGCCGGATTCGATTTGTTGCGCCCTGGCGCGGCAAAGACGATCCGGAACCGGAGCGGGCCGCTTGCCTTGCGCCGTTCAGGGTGAATTCAGGCTGAAGCGGCATGATGGCGCGTTTTCGGCCGGACTTTTCCGGACGCGGGCGATAGAGGGGTGCGGGAAGCGGGGCGGCGCATGGCTCCTCCCGCCGGGCATGTAAGGGGGTCTGGCCGATGGCGCTTCAGCGCAGGCAAACGCGAATCGAGCCGACATTCGGGGGCGAGCCCGCCTCTGGCGAGGACTTCCGCCTGTCGGCCGACGACCGCGCCGTGCCCGCGCAGGACAAGGCGGCCCGCGCCAAGGCCGGCCCGTCCGGCGCCCCGTCCCCCTCCCGCACCGCCCGCAAGGGCAGGACGCCGGCCGGACAGGGAGGCGGAGGCGGAGGCGGCTTCTTCGGCCGCCCGCCGCGCAAGCGCCGCACTTTCTTCGGCCATATCGCTCGTCTGGCGCTCGTCGTGGCGTTCTGGGGCGCGGTCGCCGTGGCGGGCATCGTCGGCTATTTCGCCATGACCCTGCCGCAGGAGGCCTGGGTCGTTCCGGACCGGCCGCCCAACGTGAAGATCGTCTCGTACGATGGCGAGCTTCTGGCCGATCGCGGCCTGACCGGCGGCGAGGCCGTCTCGCTCGACCAGATGAGCCCCTACATCCCGCAGGCGGTGATCGCCATCGAGGACCGGCGCTTCTACAACCATCTCGGCGTCGATCCCATCGGCATCGCACGCGCCTTCTTCGAGAACATGGCGGCGGGCAACACCGTGCAGGGCGGCTCCACGCTGACCCAGCAGCTCGCCAAGAACGTCTTCCTCACGCCCGAGCAGACCATCCAGCGCAAGATCCAGGAAGCCGTCCTTTCGCTGTGGCTGGAGGCCAAGTTCTCCAAGGACCAGATCCTGGAGATGTATCTCAACCGCGTCTATTTCGGCTCCGGCGCCACTGGCGTGCAGGCCGCCGCCCGTCGCTATTTCGACAAGAACGCCTCCGAAGTGACGCTGACGGAGGCCGCCACGCTCGCCGGCGTCCTGCAGGCTCCCTCGCGCCTGACGCCGGTGCGAAACCCCGACGGCGCCAAGGCGCGTGCCATGGTGGTTCTGCAATCCATGCGCGAGGCCGGTTTCATCACCGAGGCCGAGCTGGAAGCCGCCCGCGCCGAGGAGCCCACCACCGCCCGCGCCTATTGGACGGGGGGCGAGCACTACGCCGCCGACATGGTGATGCGCGACCTGCGCAACCTCGCCCCGGACATCGCCGAGGACGTGGTGGTGGAGACCACGATCGACCTGAGCCTCGAAAAGCAGGCCGAGACCGTCATCCGCGAGACCATCGACGGCGCCACGCAGAACGTCACGCAGGGCGCGCTGGTGGCGCTGGACGGCACCGGCGCGATCCGCGCCATCGTCGGCGGCCGGGACTACAATGAGAGCCAGTTCAACCGCGCGGTGGACGCCAAGCGCCAGCCGGGCTCCACCTTCAAGCCCTTCGTCTACGCCACCGCGCTCGAATATGGCTGGCGGCCCGAGAATATCGTCAACGACGCGCCCACGCGCATCGGCAACTGGAGCCCGTCGAACTACGACAACAAGTTCCGCGGGCAGGTGACGATCGCCGACGCGCTGGCCTCCTCGCTGAACACCATCGCCGCGCAGCTCACGGCCGAGGTCGGGCCGGCGCAGGTGGTGGAAACCGCCAAGCGCATGGGCATCAACTCGCCCATGCAGGAGAACGCCTCCATCGCCCTCGGCACGGCCGAGGTCTCGCTGCTGGAGTTGACGGGCGCCTTCGCCCCCTTCGCCAATGGCGGCTACCAGGCCACGCCGCATCTGGTGAACCGCGTCACCACCGTCTCGGGAAAGGTGCTTTACGAGCGCGGTGCGGAAGTGCCGCCGGTCATCGTCACCGCCGATATCGCGGGGATGATGAACGCCATGCTCAGCCGCGTCGTCACCAACGGCACGGGCCGGCGCGCGGCGCTGGAGGGCTGGCAGGCCGCCGGCAAGACGGGCACCACGCAGGACTTCAAGGACGCCTGGTTCGTCGGCTACACGGCCAACCTGACCACCGGTGTCTGGTTCGGCAACGACAATGGCGCGCCCATGCGCCAGGTCACGGGCGGCGCGCTGCCGGCCGAGGCCTGGAAAACCTTCATGGTCGCCGCCCATGAGGGCCTGCCGCCCGTGCCCTTGCCGGGCGACTACCGGATCGGCGAGCCGCCCGCGCAGCCGGGCCTGCCGGAAGAGCCGGTGCAGGTCTTCATCGACCAGTGGGGCAACTATGTCGACCAATACGGCAATCCGGTCGATCCCTATGGCCGCCCGCTGGGCGGCGAGGGGCTGGTGGACAACGGGCAGCAGCAGGAGCTTCCCACCGTGCGCGGCGGGCAGGACGAAGGCTATGCGGCCCTGCCCCCGTCCGAGCAGCCGGCCCCGCAGCCCGACGGCGCTTATGCGCGCGGGCCGCAGGACCCCTACGGGGACGGCGGCTATGGCGCGCCCCCGCCCGAATACGGCTACGAGCCGGTGCCCGTGGAACCGCCCGCGCGCGTAGTGCGCCGGGACGAGCTTCCGCCGGACGCGGTGCTGGAAGGCCCGGTCGGCGGGGGACGCTCCATCGACCGCTCCCTCTTCCGGGGCCTCTTCGGCGGATGACATGAAAAGGCCGCGGGATCGCTCCCGCGGCCTTTCTGCTGGTTCGCCGTGATGGGCGGGCAGAGTGGCCTAGACCAGCCCTTCCTTCCTGGCGTCGTCCTTGGCGGCGTCCACCGCCTTGCCGACGACCGACGAGGCCTTTTCGGCCAGCGTCTCGCCCTCGCCCTGCGGTTTCAGGCCCTTGCGCTCGGCCTCTTCGCTGCCGGCCTTGTAGGCCTCGCTCGCCACATGCTCGGCCTTGCTCAACGCGTCGCGTCCATAGTCCACCGCGTCGTCCCGCAGGCGGTCGCGCGCCTCGCCGAACAAGGCGTCCTCGCGGCGCGTGGCGGGAAGCGCGGCGCCTACGGCCGCGCCGATGGCCAGTGCAACCGCGCCGACGATCAGCGGCTCCTCCTGTAGCGTGTCCAGGAAGCTGCGGCGCGCCTTGCGGCCGTAGCCGGCGGCCCGCCGCCCGGCTGAGGCGCCGCCGCGATAGACCGCTTCGCCTGCCCCGTAGGCCGCGTCCCGCGCGTCATGCATGGCATGGGTGACGGTCTCGGAGGCGGAACCGGCTGCATCCGAGATGGCAGAGCCTGCCGATTGCGCGGCATCGGATACGGACGAGCCCATCGAGCGAGCCGCACCGGCGACGCCGGACGCCGCCGAGGAGGCCGCCCCCGAGACGCTCGAAGCCGTGGAAGAGGCGGCGCCAGAAATGCCGGACGCGGCCGAGGAAGCGGCCTCCTTGGCGCGTGCGGAATAGCCCGGCCCGCGCCCGGAATCGCTGTAGCTGCCCGCCGTCGAACCGGCGTAGGGGCCCTCGCCCACCGTGTGCGGGCGGCCGTCGGCGATGGGATAGCCCCCGCCCGAGAGGCGGTCGCGATCGTAGAGGTCGTCCTCCTCGCGCCAGTCCTCATAGCGCCCCTTGAGCCGCCGGCCCTCGTCGCGCACGCCCTGGCCCATCAGCAGCCAGGCGACGCCCGCTCCCACGAGACCGAGCGCCAGCGGATTGTCGCGCACCTGCCGGTTCAGGTTCTTCACCATGTCCGCGCCCTGCCCGTCGCGGACATAGCCCGAAAGCTCGTCCACGATCTGGCCGACCGAGAACCGCTCCTTCAGCCGGTCGAGCGTCTCGTCGACCCGGCCGCGATGCGTTTCCGCCTCCCTTGCGAGGCGTTCGGTTTCTTCACTCATCGGGTCTGCTCCTTCACGAGCTGTCCGTCCTTGCGCAGTTGCTGCGCGGTGCGGTCCGGCGTCAGATTGGCCGGGTCGAGGTCCTTTTTGCCCTTCAGGAGCAGCATCACGCCGATGGCGGCGATGACGACGCCCACGATCAGGGCTGCCCAGCCGGGCGCGATCAACTCGGACAGGGCGATGACGAGCGCCTGCGCCAGCACGATGAGCGCGACGAGCAGGCAGATGGCGCCGGCGGCGATGGAGCCGCCGCCGACCTGGAGCTGGGTGATCTTGTCGGAAATCTCGGACCGGATCAGGCGCCCTTCCGTGCGGAAGAGCTCGCTCGCCTCACGCATCAGTTCGGCGATGAGATCGGGGACCGACTTCGTCTCGCGCGGCTCAACGCTCATGGCTGTCTCCCTTCTTGTCCGCGACGCCGAAGCCGGAGGTCGCCGGCGTGATGGCCGTGCGCGCCACGCCCGGCGTGGAGGTGGAGCCCGGCGTCGTCGTCTCGCCCGGGGTCTCGCGGCCCGGCGCGCCGGATACGGAGGAGGACGGTTTGGGCGTCGCGGAGCCGAATGCGGCGGGCGAGCCCGTGGCGGAGGTGCCGGTGCCGGCCGAGCCGCTCACCGGCGCGCTGCGCTCCTCGCCCGCAAAGCCGGACGTTCCGGACGAGGACGCGCCGTAGCCCGGCGAGCGCGGGGCCGGCCGGCCATAATCGGGACGCTCGTCGGCGCCCGGATAGTCCCGTTCGTCATGCTCGCCGGAGGCCTTGGCGAAGCGGCCGATGGCCACGCCCGCCAGCGCCGCGCCGATGAGGAAGGCCGCCGGCTGCCGGCGGGCGAAGCCGGCCACGGAGCCCGTCAGCTCCTTGATGCTCTTGCCCTCGATGGCGCCCGACACCTGCTCCAGCCCGGACGCGGCCTCTCGAACGAGGTTGGCGGCCATGGACTGGTCGCGGGCGCCCAGTTCCTCCGAGGCCTTCTTGATGGCGGCGGTGAAGTCGTTGAGGCTGCTGGCGGCATAGGCCTTGCCGCTCTCGGCGCCTTCGAACGCCTTGTCCTTTGCATCGGATGCCAGGCGCGAGGCTTCGTCTCGAAGAGTGGCGCCTGCCTTCTGCGCCTCGGCCTTGGCCGAGGAGGCTTCACGCGAGGCCGCGTCGCGCAAGGCGCCGGCGTCTGCCTTCGCCTCGTCCGGCGGTTGTGGGATGTTGGGATTGGAGACCATGGCGGTGTTCCTTTTCTTCAGGCGAGGCCGAGAAACGACAGGATGAAGAGGACGACCACGATCACCCCGATGAGATAGATGATGCTGTGCATGAGATGTCTTCCCTGGGCTCGCGTGCCGCGTGTGGCGCACGCCTTCACGCTTTGATGCCATAAGGGCCCGGGAGGATGGCCGGTTCCGGCGCCGGCCGCGATTGTTCGTTAGGCGCGAGCGGGCTTGCGCGGGCGCGAAAGGGCCGTGCGATCCGTCTTGCGCCCTCAAAACCCCATTCATATATAGCCCCCAGCCGCACCGGAGCCGGCAGCCGAAAGGCAAGGTGGCCGGCGGCAGCGGTTTTGATCGACAAGGGCCCGCCCCCCGGAATGCCTCCAGCGAGAGGGTCCCGGCGGGTCGCTAAATTCGAAGGAGTTTCGTCCCATGGCCAAGGTGATCGGCATCGATCTCGGCACCACCAATTCCTGCGTCGCCGTCATGGACGGCAAGAACGCCAAGGTCATCGAGAACGCCGAGGGCGCGCGCACCACCCCCTCGATGGTCGCCTTCTCGGATGATGGCGAGCGACTGGTGGGCCAGCCCGCCAAACGGCAGGCCGTGACCAACCCGGAGAACACGCTCTTCGCCATCAAGCGGCTGATCGGGCGCACCTATGACGACCCGCTGACCCAGAAGGACAAGGGTCTCGTCCCGTACGAGATCGTGCGCGCCGACAATGGCGACGCCTGGGTCCGCGCCCATTCCGAGAAGTATTCGCCCTCGCAGATTTCCGCGATGATCCTTCAGAAGATGAAGGAGACGGCCGAGGCCTATCTGGGCGAGAAGGTCGAGAAGGCGGTGATCACCGTTCCGGCCTATTTCAACGACGCCCAGCGCCAGGCCACCAAGGACGCGGGCAAGATCGCGGGCCTCGACGTCCTGCGCATCATCAACGAGCCGACGGCCGCCGCCCTCGCCTACGGGCTTGAGAAGAACGACGGCAAGACCATCGCGGTCTACGATCTGGGCGGCGGCACCTTCGACGTGTCGATCCTCGAGATCGGCGACGGCGTCTTCGAGGTGAAGTCCACCAATGGCGACACCTTCCTCGGCGGCGAGGACTTCGACCTGCGCCTGGTCGATTATCTCGCAACCGAGTTCAAGAAGGACCAGGGCATCGACCTGAAGAACGACAAGCTCGCCCTTCAGCGCCTGAAGGAAGCGGCGGAGAAGGCCAAGATCGAGCTGTCCTCCGCTTCGCAGACCGAGATCAACCTGCCCTTCATCACCGCCGACGCGAGCGGCCCCAAGCACCTGACCCTGAAGCTGACGCGCTCCAAGTTCGAAAGCCTGGTGGACGATTTCGTCCAGCGCACGGTCGGCCCCTGCCGCGCGGCGCTGAAGGATGCCGGCCTCTCGGCCTCGGACATCGACGAGGTCGTGCTGGTCGGCGGCATGACGCGCATGCCCAAGATCCAGGAGACGGTGAAGAACTTCTTCGGCAAGGAGCCGCACAAGGGCGTCAACCCGGACGAGGTCGTGGCCATGGGCGCGGCCATCCAGGCCGGCGTGCTGCAGGGCGACGTCAAGGACGTGCTGCTTCTCGACGTCACCCCGCTCTCGCTCGGCATCGAGACGCTGGGCGGCGTGTTCACGCGCCTTATCGACCGCAACACGACCATCCCGACCAAGAAGAGCCAGGTGTTCTCCACGGCCGAGGATTCGCAGAACGCCGTGACCATCCAGGTCTTCCAGGGCGAGCGCGAGATGGCGCAGGACAACAAGCTGCTCGGGCGCTTCAACCTCGAGGGCATCCCGCCCGCACCGCGCGGCGTGCCGCAGATCGAGGTCACGTTCGACATCGACGCCAACGGCATCGTCAACGTCTCGGCCAAGGACAAGGGCACCAACAAGGAGCAGCGGATCACCATCCAGGCTTCCGGCGGCCTTTCGGACGCCGATATCGAGCAGATGGTGAAGGACGCCGAGGCCAACGCCGAGAGCGACAAGAAGCGCCGCGCGGGCGTGGAGGCCAAGAACCAGGCCGAGAGCCTCGTCCATTCGGCGGAGAAGTCGCTCTCCGACTATGGCGACAAGGTTTCCGAGACGGACCGCAAGTCCATCGAGGACGCGCTCGCCGACCTGAAGGCCGAGCTGGAGAAGCCGGAGGCGGACGCCGAGGCCATCAAGGCCAAGAGCGAGCGCCTGGCGGAAGCGTCCATGAAGCTCGGGCAGGCGATGTACGAGGCCAGCCAGGCGGAAGCGGCGGCCGGCGAGACGCAGCCGGGCGATACCTCTGCCCAGGGCGACGACGTGGTGGACGCCGACTTCGAGGAAGTGCAGGACGACGACCGCAAGAAGTCGGCCTGACAGCCGAAATTCCCCGATTGACAGGAAAGGGCCCGGCGGTTTGCGCCGGGCCCTTTTTGCATGGCAGAAGGCATTCTCGGCGAGGCTTTGCTAACCTTGATCGAGAAAAGGACGGAGCCGTTCATGGTCTCCTACGGGAGGCGGCCTAAGCTTGAAGGCGCGCACGGGCAGGGAGCCAGGAGGGGTCGGCCGGAATGCACTACCGCACCTTCGATCTCTGGCGCTTCGTGGCGGCCATGCTCATCATGGTCTACCACTATCTCTATTTCGCGCCGATCGAGCTGTGGAACGTCCTCGGTCCCATCGTTCGCCGCCCGCAAGCGCTGCTCGACTTGTTCTTCATGATCTCGGGCTTCCTCGTCATGACGCGCTACGGGCGCGGCATGGAGAGCGCGGCGGACTTCGCGGGCTTCCTGCGCCGCCGCCTGGCCACGCTCTACCCCCTGCATCTCCTGACGCTCGCCTTTTTCGTTCCCATCGCGCTGGCGGGCGCGGCCGGGCTCATGACGCTGAACAATCCCGCGCGCTGGGATCTTTCGCTCCTGCCCCTGCACCTCACCCTTACCCATGCCTGGGGGCTGAGGGACGAACTGGCCTTCAACTTCCCCTCCTGGTCGCTCAGCGCCGAGCTGCTCTGCTATCTGCTCTTCCCCGCCATCCTTCTGCTGCACCGCCGCCTCGGCCCCAGGGGGCTCCTCGTGGCGCTTCTGGCCTGGGTCGTCGCCGTGGAACTCCTCTGGGCCTCGGGGCGCCTGGGAGAGGAGCACTGGAGCCGCGCCAACAATTTCGGGGCCTATCGCGCGCTGATCGGCTTTCTGGCCGGCTGCCTCGTGGCGCTCGCGGTCGAGGCCCGGCGGGTGGCCGTCACGCGCCTGTGGCCGGGGCAGGCGGTGCTTCTCCTCGCCGTCGCGCTGATGCTCGTCGAGGCGCCGCCTCTCCTGCCGATCGCCACGCTTGCGCTTGCGCTCTTCCTGGCCGCCGCGGCCGAGACCGCCCGCCCCTGCGCGACCCTCTTTCTTGCGGCGTGGAGCCCGCTCCTGCGCACGTCCTTCGGCATCTATCTCTGGCACATGGTCTTCGCCGCGATCTTCTATCAGTTGTTGTGGAACAAGCTGTTCGCGGGCGCGGGGTCGACGGCCTTCCTTGCCTACACGCTCCTGCCTGTCACCTTCACCATGGCGGCCGCCTTCCTCTCGCGGCCCTTCGAGCGGTGGGCCTATGCGCTCCTGACGGGCGGGGAGCGGGCACGGCAGGGCGTTGCCGCCGCCTGAGGGCGCCTGGTGAACCTTCCGTCTTTGGAACCACTATGGTAACGCCGCAGGTGCGTGCCCATATCGGGCCCACGCCGCCCGTTTTGGGCGCGCCTTTCGCCCGTGCCCGAAGACAATCGAGAAACGAGCCCAAGAGACGTGTCCGTCAAGGTCGATTACTACGAGACGCTCGGTGTCGCCAAAACCTGCGACGAGAAAACCCTCAAGGCGTCCTTCCGCAAGCTCGCCATGCAGTTCCACCCGGACCGCAACCCGGGAGATGCCGAGGCCGAGCGCCGCTTCAAGGAGATCGGCGAAGCCTACGAGGTCCTGAAGGACCCGCAGAAGCGGGCCGCCTACGACCGCTTCGGCCATGCCGCCTTCCAGAACGGCGGCGCGGGCGGCGGCGGCTTCCGTGGCGACTTCTCAGCCTCCATGGCCGACATCTTCGACGACATCTTCGGCGAGATGATGGGCCAGCGGCGCGGCCGCGCGGCCGGGGGCAGCGGCGGGCGCGAGCGCGGCTCGGACCTGCGCTACAACATGGAGATCAGCCTCGAGGAGGCCTTCACCGGCAAGACGGCCGAGATCGGCGTGCCCACCACGGTGCAGTGCGATGCCTGCACCGGCACCGGCGCCAAGCCGGGCACCTCACCGCGCACCTGCCCCACCTGCGGCGGTGCGGGCCGCATCCGCGCCACGCAGGGCTTCTTCTCCGTCCAGCACACCTGCCCCACCTGCCAGGGTCGGGGCGAGACGGTGGCCGACCCCTGCGGCAAGTGCGGCGGCGAGGGCCGCCTGCCCGAGGAACGCAACCTCTCCGTCAACATCCCGGCCGGCATCGAGGACGGCACGCGCATCCGCCTCGCCGGCGAGGGAGAGGCCGGGCTGCGCGGCGGCCCCTCAGGCGACCTCTACATCTTCCTCTCCGTGCGCGGGCACGAATTCTTCCAGCGCGACGGCGCAGACCTCTACTGCAAGGTGCCCGTCTCCATGACGACGGCCGCCCTCGGCGGGGCCTTCGAGGTGACGACGCTCGACGGGCAGACGACGCGCGTCAAGGTTCCCGAAGGCACGCAGACCGGCAAGCAGTTCCGCGTGCGCGGCAAGGGTATGCCCGTGCTGCGCTCGGCCCAGACCGGCGACCTCTTCATCCAGATCATGATCGAGACGCCCCAGAAGCTCTCGCGCAGGCAGCGCGAGCTGCTGGAGGAGTTCGAGGAGATCTCCTCCTCAGAGAACTCGCCGCAATGCACCGGCTTCTTCACGCGGATGCGCGAATTCTTCGAAGGCCTCGGAGAGAGCCGCACCTGACGGCGAGACCCGCCGCACCAAGGGAGACGATACGCCGATGACGTTGCCGCCCGCTCGCGACAAGTGCAACAGCCCCCGCCGGGGCATTCGCGAGGAGGCGCATTTCATTCTCGGCTGGCTGCGTCGCCCCTTGCGCACCGGCGCCGTCCTCCCCTCCTCCCGGGCGCTGGCCCAGACCATGGCCGCCGAGGTCCCGCTCGCCACCCTCGACGAGGCGAGCGTGGTGGTGGAGCTGGGGCCGGGAACCGGCGTCGTCACGCAAGCGCTGATCGAGGCCGGCGTCCCCGAGGAGAAGCTGGTTCTCGTCGAATATTCCCCGGAGTTCTGCAAACGCCTGCGCCTGCGTTTTCCCCGCGCGCGGATCGTGGAAGGGGATGCCTACCGGCCCGGACCCGCCTTCGAGAAGGCGCTGGCCGGGCGAAGGACCGTCGCCACGGTCTCCAGCCTCCCGCTGATGACGCGCCCCGACACGGAGCGAGAGGCCGCGCTTTCCCACCATCTCGGCCGCATGGCGCCGGGCGCGCCGCTGGTGCAGTTCACCTACGCGCTTACGCTCCCCGTCGCGCCCGCGCGCATCGCCGCCAAGGTGGAAACGACGCGCTGGGTGAAGCGGAACCTTCCCCCGGCACGCGTCCTCGTCTATCGCCGTTCCACGGAGTAGAGGTTGTTCATCAGGGGGGCAGGAATGCACGGGCAGAGCGAAGCGAAGGGCGACTGGGCGAAGTTCCTCGGCACATGGCTGAAGCACCCCGGCGCGATGGGGGCCATTGCCGCCTCGTCCAGAAGCTATTGCGACGCGATGGTGCGCGCGGCGACGACCCATCTCGACGGGCCGATCCTGGAGCTGGGCGCGGGGCTGGGCGTGGTGACGCAGGCTTTGCTGCGCGCCGGCATCGCGCCGGAGCGCATCACCTCCATCGAATACGACCGCGAGTTCGCGCGCGAGCTGAAGGCCCGCTTCCCGAACGTGAACGTCATCCAGGGCGACGGGCTCGACCTGACGGAAACGCTCAAGGGCCGCGAGGAGGAGCGATTCGCCGCCATCCTCCTCGCCATTCCCATCATCCGCTTCAAGCCGGACGAGCGGCGGCGGCTCCTGGAGCGCTATTTCGAGCGCATCGTGCCGGCCGGGAACCTCACCCAGCTTTCCTATTCCCTCACGCCGCCGGTCAAGCCGGAGCTCGGGGCCTACGCCGTGTCTTCCACGCCCGTCGTCTGGGCCAATCTCCCGCCGGCGCGCGTGTGGATCTATAATCGCGTGGGCGACGGCGCCCGCAGCCGGGGCTGAAAGCCCGCCAACCCTCCAGCCGAGGCATCTTCGATGACCCATGAGCCCCTCTCCCCGCAGACATCGGAACTGGAAGGGGTGGAGCGCGAGCTTCGCCGGCACCTTCACGAGAACTGGCGCGGCTACGCCTTCCAGGGCGGGCTGACGCTCGTCATCGGGGTCCTGGCCATCATCGCCCCCTTCGCCGCCACCTACGCCACCGTGCTGTTCTTCGGCTGGCTGCTGCTTTTCGGCGGCCTTCTGGGCCTGTTCGGCGCGTGGCGCATGCGCGGGCGCAGCGGCTTCCGCTCCACCCTTCTCTTCACCATCCTCGTCACGCTGCTCGGCTTCGTCATCCTGTTCGATCCCTTCGCGGGAGCGGTGACGCTGACCTGGCTGCTCGCCGTGTTCTTCCTTCTCTCGGCCGTGGCCAATTTCGCCTTCGGCCGGGCGCTGAAGGCGCGGGGCCTGCGCTCCTGGCCGCTGGTCCTGGCGGCCCTCGTCAACGTGGCGCTCGCGCTTTACCTCGTGGTCGGCCTGCCGGAGACAGCCGTCTTCGCGGTCGGCCTCTTCCTCGGCATCTCCTTCGTCATGTCCGGGTCGGGAACGCTGTTCGCCGCGCTGGAAGCCCGGCGCGACCGCCCCGCCTGACGCGGCTCACACGTGCTGGCCGCCATTGATGTGGAGTTCGGCCCCGGTCACGTAGGACGATTGTCCCGAGCACAGGAAGTAGATGATGTCGGCCACCTCGGAAGTCTTGCCGAGGCGGCGCAGCGGGATGGTCTCCACGATCTTCTCGGTGCCGGGCGAGAGGATCGCCGTGTCGATCTCACCCGGCGCTATGGCGTTCACGCGGATGCCGGCCGGGCCGAAATCGGCCGCCATCTCGCGCGTCAGCGAGGAGAGCGCCGCCTTGGACGTGGCATAGGCCGTGCCGGCGAAGGGATGCACGCGGCTGCCCACGATGGAGGTCACGTTGACGATGGAGCCCTGGGCCTTGGCAAGCTCGGCGTGGAGGCCCCGCGCCAGCATGATGGGGGCGAAGAAGTTCACCTGGAACACGTCCCGCCAGACATGCATGGGCGTGCGGATGGAATCCATGCGCGCGCCCTTCTCGGCCTTGGGCGAGATCGCGGCGTTGTTGACCAGCGCGTGGAGGCAGGAGCCGTTGGCTTCGAGCCGCCGCCGGATTTCCGAGATCGCGTAGCCCACATCCTCCTGGTCGGAGAGATCGACCTTGATGTGGTCCTCCGGCCCCGCCGGCCAGGGGCAATCCTCCGAGAAGGCCTGGCGCGAGCAGGTGATCACGCGCCAGCCCTCGCGCGAAAAGCGCTTGACCGTCGCGTGGCCGATACCGCGCGAGGCGCCCGTCAGAACGATCACCCGGCGCTCATCCAAAGCCGTTTCTTCCGCCATGGTGCCGATCCCGCTGCCACTTCAAAAGGTCTGGGCCCCTCTTAGCGCAAGCCCGAGCGATC containing:
- a CDS encoding SDR family NAD(P)-dependent oxidoreductase, translating into MAEETALDERRVIVLTGASRGIGHATVKRFSREGWRVITCSRQAFSEDCPWPAGPEDHIKVDLSDQEDVGYAISEIRRRLEANGSCLHALVNNAAISPKAEKGARMDSIRTPMHVWRDVFQVNFFAPIMLARGLHAELAKAQGSIVNVTSIVGSRVHPFAGTAYATSKAALSSLTREMAADFGPAGIRVNAIAPGEIDTAILSPGTEKIVETIPLRRLGKTSEVADIIYFLCSGQSSYVTGAELHINGGQHV